One Gimesia aquarii DNA segment encodes these proteins:
- a CDS encoding tetratricopeptide repeat protein, translating into MRRNTMFTAFFSTLLLSAQWVSAEPLAEQYLTSGQLAEGEKALKEQITKSPEDDEARFGLGVVQFFQSFENLGGSLYKYGLRTEGTFRGMPPEVRALLPQNRNPEEISYADVRQILQTWVNDLKQAEKTLSAVKDPDVKLPLHVGLIKVDLIGSGKPVDAAFLMGRIGTPQQKQAAENFVIGFDRGDADWLAGYCNFLCAWGEVMLAVDGQEIFNCTAHLFFEKVDTPYKFLLEGPRNFDALRSFNRPLISDILAFIHLWRFEMKEPERMKAALAHLEDMQLHAKSMWKYYQTETDDDHEWIPNPKQTGVLQIKVTQEMLDTWLAVLDETGLVLQGKKLIPFWRGKPGTQGVNLRRVFTEPRIIDPFLWVQGTAAAPYLEEGPITEFASPQMLGRINSTFGGANFFTMAFWFN; encoded by the coding sequence ATGCGTCGCAACACTATGTTTACTGCCTTTTTCAGTACTTTACTGCTTTCTGCGCAGTGGGTATCTGCTGAGCCACTGGCGGAACAGTACCTGACTTCGGGACAACTTGCGGAGGGGGAAAAAGCCCTGAAGGAACAAATTACGAAGTCCCCTGAAGACGATGAAGCCCGCTTCGGTTTAGGAGTGGTTCAGTTTTTTCAGTCTTTTGAAAATCTGGGAGGCAGTCTCTATAAGTACGGTTTACGAACAGAGGGTACTTTTCGGGGTATGCCTCCCGAAGTTCGTGCACTATTGCCGCAGAATCGAAATCCAGAAGAAATTTCCTATGCTGATGTCCGACAGATTTTGCAAACCTGGGTGAACGATTTAAAACAGGCTGAAAAAACTCTGTCTGCTGTCAAAGACCCTGACGTGAAATTGCCCTTACATGTGGGATTGATCAAGGTCGACCTGATCGGCTCGGGGAAACCCGTTGATGCGGCATTCTTGATGGGCAGAATCGGGACACCACAGCAAAAACAGGCTGCCGAAAACTTTGTGATTGGCTTTGATCGGGGAGATGCCGACTGGCTGGCCGGTTATTGTAATTTTTTGTGTGCCTGGGGTGAAGTAATGCTGGCTGTGGACGGGCAGGAGATCTTCAATTGCACGGCGCACCTGTTTTTTGAAAAGGTGGATACGCCTTATAAGTTTCTCTTGGAAGGACCCCGCAATTTTGATGCGCTTCGCAGCTTTAATCGACCGTTAATCTCGGACATTCTCGCGTTTATCCATCTGTGGCGTTTTGAAATGAAAGAGCCAGAAAGAATGAAGGCGGCGCTTGCTCATCTGGAAGATATGCAGCTCCATGCGAAATCGATGTGGAAATACTATCAGACGGAGACCGACGATGATCATGAGTGGATTCCCAATCCGAAACAAACGGGAGTGTTGCAGATTAAGGTCACCCAGGAAATGCTAGACACTTGGTTGGCTGTGTTGGACGAAACCGGTTTGGTTCTGCAAGGTAAAAAGTTAATCCCCTTCTGGCGCGGAAAACCAGGTACGCAGGGAGTGAATTTAAGACGAGTCTTTACTGAGCCACGAATCATCGATCCGTTCCTCTGGGTCCAGGGAACGGCGGCCGCTCCGTATCTGGAAGAAGGACCGATTACAGAATTCGCCTCCCCTCAAATGCTGGGCCGCATCAATAGTACGTTCGGTGGTGCTAATTTCTTCACAATGGCGTTCTGGTTTAATTAA
- a CDS encoding VOC family protein: MQPQPLIAVNDVPASSQWYQRLLNCQSGHGGDEYERLIADSGELILQLHHWDAHEHPYMGDPELPRGNGVLLWFRVEGFEDAVARANAMSAQVLDGPMVNPNANHREIWIKDPDGYVVVLAGATGDL; encoded by the coding sequence GTGCAGCCACAACCTCTGATTGCCGTCAATGATGTTCCTGCCAGTAGTCAGTGGTATCAACGTCTCCTCAATTGCCAGAGTGGTCATGGCGGCGATGAATACGAAAGGCTGATCGCTGATTCCGGTGAATTGATTCTCCAACTACATCACTGGGACGCCCACGAGCATCCCTACATGGGTGATCCCGAACTGCCGCGTGGAAACGGAGTGCTACTCTGGTTTCGAGTGGAAGGCTTTGAAGATGCTGTGGCTCGAGCCAATGCGATGTCAGCACAGGTGCTGGATGGTCCCATGGTCAATCCGAACGCCAACCATCGCGAAATCTGGATTAAAGATCCTGATGGATATGTAGTTGTGCTTGCCGGCGCTACTGGTGATTTGTAA